The following are encoded in a window of Microbacterium sp. LWO13-1.2 genomic DNA:
- a CDS encoding RNB domain-containing ribonuclease, whose product MPQRRSHVAPSAAQTELAAALATLRESLDAPVEFPASVLAEAEAATAPIPELDLRDIPFATLDPLGARDLDQAFHLERHGSGYTVMYAIADVPGFITPGGGVDTEARRRGQTLYAADGRIPLHPPVLSEDRISLLPEADRPALVWTFELDSAGVVTDFRLERALIRSRVQLDYVSTQQSLDRGEEGPASLLPEIGALRLEQERLRGGASLNLPDDEVVRDPAGRYAIERRRPLPVEEWNAQLSLMTGMAAASLMLEAGVGILRTMPEPDEKSFESFRRQTEALGRPWTTGTYGEYLRALDRNDPMTLSVLEAAAMLFRGAGYLPFDGTSPTDAEQAAIAAPYAHATAPLRRLVDRWVLTICLAVSNGKDVPDWARESLDELPALMQASGQRVSQLNNATINCVEAALLTPLVGSVIQATVIELREDRATIQIADPVVTASAPVPAGAAPGDAISLRLVRADIARGEVEFALPKDGPGDLPR is encoded by the coding sequence ATGCCTCAACGCCGATCACATGTCGCTCCCTCCGCCGCACAGACCGAGCTGGCGGCGGCGCTCGCGACGCTGCGCGAGTCGCTGGATGCGCCTGTGGAGTTCCCGGCATCCGTTCTCGCTGAGGCCGAAGCCGCGACGGCACCGATACCGGAACTCGACTTGCGCGACATCCCCTTCGCAACCCTCGATCCCCTGGGCGCGCGCGATCTGGATCAGGCGTTTCACCTCGAGCGCCACGGCTCCGGCTACACCGTGATGTACGCGATCGCAGACGTGCCCGGCTTCATCACGCCGGGCGGAGGGGTGGATACCGAAGCACGCCGGCGCGGCCAGACGCTGTACGCCGCGGACGGCAGGATCCCCCTGCATCCGCCCGTCCTCAGCGAGGACCGGATCTCCCTGCTGCCCGAAGCCGACCGACCCGCGCTGGTATGGACGTTCGAGCTCGACAGTGCCGGCGTCGTCACCGATTTCCGGCTCGAGCGCGCACTCATCCGCTCACGCGTGCAGCTGGACTACGTCTCCACCCAGCAATCGCTGGACCGCGGCGAAGAGGGGCCGGCCTCGCTCCTCCCGGAAATCGGTGCGCTGCGCCTGGAGCAGGAACGTCTGCGCGGTGGCGCGAGCCTGAATCTTCCGGACGACGAGGTCGTTCGGGACCCTGCCGGCCGATACGCCATCGAACGGCGCCGCCCGCTGCCGGTCGAGGAGTGGAACGCCCAGCTCTCGCTGATGACCGGGATGGCCGCAGCCTCTCTGATGCTGGAAGCCGGCGTCGGAATCCTGCGCACGATGCCAGAACCCGATGAGAAATCGTTCGAATCCTTCCGCCGACAGACCGAGGCGCTCGGTCGCCCATGGACCACGGGCACCTACGGCGAGTACCTCCGCGCACTGGACCGGAACGATCCGATGACCCTGTCGGTGCTCGAAGCGGCCGCCATGCTGTTCCGCGGTGCCGGATATCTGCCGTTCGACGGCACATCGCCGACGGATGCCGAGCAAGCCGCGATCGCCGCCCCCTATGCGCACGCCACGGCACCGCTGCGGCGTCTCGTCGACCGCTGGGTACTGACGATCTGCCTCGCCGTCTCGAACGGGAAAGATGTCCCCGACTGGGCACGGGAGTCGCTCGACGAGCTGCCCGCCCTGATGCAGGCATCCGGGCAGCGCGTGTCGCAGCTGAACAACGCGACGATCAACTGCGTCGAAGCCGCGCTGCTGACGCCCTTGGTCGGGTCCGTGATCCAAGCGACGGTGATCGAGCTGCGGGAGGATCGAGCGACGATCCAGATCGCGGACCCTGTGGTGACGGCATCCGCTCCGGTCCCCGCAGGCGCAGCGCCCGGCGATGCGATCTCACTGCGACTGGTGCGCGCCGACATCGCGCGCGGAGAAGTGGAGTTCGCCCTCCCGAAAGATGGTCCTGGTGACCTGCCTCGTTGA
- a CDS encoding DUF222 domain-containing protein — MTALMDATVEQVATLGALTDSVVEIERTISSLQAARDGLLALGSRFALDVAQQGGHEDFGDMALRTVAAEMGAALRVSDRTVQRRMAEASFLVEQFPSVWQAQGAGRISASHARVIIDAGAHLDDAADRDAYAEQMFGFAETESPNRVARMARRVAERFQPRSIDERHQDARDRRGAWMKDRADGQAEFGLVGPAALVHGAFDRITGMAKGVQGAPGGDNEDAADPRTIDQLRSDLALDLLLTGAPAGHDTPDGLLATITAHVSVTVPVTTLIGTGTTPAELDGRVPIDTATAKELAGAASGWDRILTHPITGNLLAVDRYRPSAHLTRHLKARDQRCRFPTCGLPARDCDIDHHQDAALGGATTLENLGDLCRRHHVLKHHTPWHVEQLDTGVYAWTSPTGKVYLDRPPPQNTVTFTEDDTPPPF, encoded by the coding sequence ATGACGGCGTTGATGGATGCGACAGTGGAGCAGGTGGCGACGCTGGGCGCGCTCACTGATTCTGTCGTCGAGATCGAGCGCACGATCAGCAGCCTGCAGGCGGCGCGGGATGGTCTTCTCGCTCTCGGGTCGCGGTTCGCGCTCGACGTCGCCCAGCAGGGCGGGCATGAGGATTTCGGGGACATGGCGTTGCGGACGGTCGCGGCGGAGATGGGTGCGGCGTTGCGGGTCAGCGACCGGACGGTGCAACGGCGGATGGCGGAAGCCTCGTTTCTGGTGGAGCAGTTCCCGTCGGTGTGGCAGGCGCAGGGTGCGGGGCGGATCAGTGCCTCACACGCCCGAGTGATCATCGACGCCGGCGCACACCTGGACGATGCTGCGGATCGGGATGCGTATGCGGAGCAGATGTTCGGGTTCGCGGAGACGGAGTCCCCGAACCGGGTGGCCCGGATGGCCCGCCGGGTCGCCGAACGCTTCCAACCGCGGTCGATCGATGAGCGCCACCAGGATGCCCGCGACCGGCGCGGCGCGTGGATGAAAGACCGGGCGGATGGGCAGGCGGAGTTCGGGCTGGTTGGCCCGGCCGCGCTCGTGCACGGCGCGTTCGACCGGATCACCGGCATGGCGAAAGGCGTGCAGGGTGCTCCCGGCGGCGACAACGAGGATGCCGCCGATCCACGCACGATCGATCAACTCCGCAGCGACCTCGCCCTCGACCTCCTCCTCACCGGGGCACCCGCCGGTCACGACACCCCCGACGGGCTCCTCGCCACCATCACCGCCCACGTATCCGTGACCGTCCCCGTCACGACACTGATCGGCACCGGGACCACCCCGGCGGAGTTGGACGGGCGGGTCCCGATCGACACCGCCACCGCGAAAGAACTTGCCGGGGCGGCATCCGGGTGGGATCGCATCCTCACCCACCCGATCACCGGGAACCTCCTCGCCGTGGACCGCTACCGGCCCAGTGCGCACCTGACGCGGCACCTGAAAGCACGCGATCAACGCTGCCGATTCCCGACCTGCGGACTCCCCGCCCGAGACTGCGACATCGACCATCATCAAGACGCCGCCCTCGGCGGCGCGACCACCTTAGAGAATCTCGGCGACCTCTGCCGCCGACACCACGTCCTCAAACACCACACCCCGTGGCACGTCGAACAACTCGACACCGGGGTCTACGCCTGGACCAGCCCTACCGGCAAGGTCTACCTCGACCGACCCCCACCCCAGAACACCGTCACCTTCACCGAAGACGACACCCCACCACCCTTCTGA
- a CDS encoding helix-turn-helix transcriptional regulator — protein MNTTRIIELRQTQGWTQERLANESGVGLRTVQRLEAGQDASLETLSLVAEALHVSVRELFTVIDDADLSNRVDSLEDRTVEQQAARDRISSAWRWLYIGIGVVLTFVSFTFSYGLVLFLSYWIGGYIILVAIRRIYLEPHLDMRFPLSRGKSKTKAAVR, from the coding sequence ATGAACACGACACGAATCATCGAACTCCGCCAGACGCAGGGCTGGACGCAGGAACGGCTCGCGAACGAGAGCGGCGTCGGCCTCCGCACCGTTCAGCGGCTGGAAGCAGGACAAGACGCGAGCCTGGAAACGCTGTCCCTTGTCGCCGAAGCGCTGCACGTCTCAGTGCGAGAGCTGTTCACCGTGATCGACGACGCTGATCTGAGCAACCGCGTCGATTCATTGGAGGACCGCACAGTCGAACAGCAGGCGGCACGAGACCGGATCAGCAGCGCGTGGCGATGGCTGTACATCGGGATCGGCGTCGTCCTCACCTTCGTGAGCTTCACCTTCTCGTACGGACTGGTGCTGTTCCTCTCCTACTGGATCGGGGGCTACATCATCCTGGTCGCGATCCGCCGGATCTATCTCGAGCCGCACCTCGACATGAGGTTCCCCCTGTCCCGCGGGAAATCGAAGACGAAGGCCGCCGTCCGCTGA